GTGCATTCCAAAATTATCCTATTTGACGGGGTATATTCATTGATCAGTGTGGGCTTGTCTTCTATTTCTTTGGTGACGGCAGCTTATATGCAAAAACAGGATTTTGACAGGTTTCCCTATGGGAAGGAAATGATAGAGCCGGTGATTATTTTGGGAAAATTTCTGGTTATTACCATCCTTTGTCTATTTTCCATGTTTTCGGGAATTTCTACTCTACTTTCAGGAGGCCAGGAAGTGAATGCTGGTTCCGGGGTCATTTATTCTTTATTAGCTACATTAGGCTGTTATCTTTTTTATTTTTTCCTCAACAGGAAAAAGGATCAGCTTGAGTCAGGTTTGGTGGAAGCAGAAGCACAACAATGGTTGATGGATACATTTTTGAGTTTGGCAGTTTTAATGGGTTTCATGCTGGCTTATAGCTTACGGTTTACCAGATTTAATTACCTTATGCCTTATATGGATCCTTTGATGGTGGTGCTGGTGTCAGGGTATTTTTTAAAGGTTCCTATCACAAACATGGGGAGGCAGATTAAGGAAGTCCTGGACATGAAG
This Cecembia calidifontis DNA region includes the following protein-coding sequences:
- a CDS encoding cation diffusion facilitator family transporter, encoding MVTKYDREHHLLKVSVYGALLFAIFAIVWGVFVHSKIILFDGVYSLISVGLSSISLVTAAYMQKQDFDRFPYGKEMIEPVIILGKFLVITILCLFSMFSGISTLLSGGQEVNAGSGVIYSLLATLGCYLFYFFLNRKKDQLESGLVEAEAQQWLMDTFLSLAVLMGFMLAYSLRFTRFNYLMPYMDPLMVVLVSGYFLKVPITNMGRQIKEVLDMKAEDKYMALCKKIVDGIESKYGFSESFLRVSKSGTKLFIEIDFVVAPGGWQPNLEEQDLIRQEILDQMKPITLKKWLNVAFTLDRKWAI